ACATTAGCTGTGCTTTTTAGCACTTGCATTGTGTATTTACCTATTAATGAGCTGCATATGACATTACGTAGTCATGTTTGCTGACTTACCTACTGCATTCATTTACTGcacttttgacattttattacaaaatattttcatagaactttattttatttatggaaAGACAATTTGATGTTACAATAGGAAAcagtaaaaaacatttttttagagATAAATTCCAGAGCTTGTTTTGCCATGTATGCGTCCACGTTATTATTGTTTAGCCGTCATGTTTATGCTGTAACTGTAGGTCAAAATGTCTGTAACTTTCTGATGtatctatgaaaaaaaaaacatttaaatgtgtataAAGTTAAACTAATATAAAAATCAGAAACATACACATcccaaatgtgaaataaaaaataaataatagtatcAGTAGCAAAACGTATGTACTTTTCCAGTGCAGCTAGTCCAGCCTTCTGTAGTAAGACCTTCACAGTAAATAAATCTCCTTGACGTGCAACATTCGTCATATCTACAattattaatatacagtatttctacacacctttttaaaatacataacaaGCAccccaggtttttttttatacctccGCTTTCCAGAAGTAGTGCATATCATGGTAGCAAGTAATTATTTGACTTAAGTGTTGCCCCAATATCATTTTAAGCGACGGTCATGTCACTGCAATTATCACagtatatgaagagcttgcaaccaaaaggcgctaaatccattttgactgattttgagaaaatcaatgatttttaattacgcacatatcaatctatttggtcatcaagtctatactgcaaatgaaagagctatcaatataggtcataaaaatgcatgctataaaaatcctgcacacaccatgtattttatatattttttaaattcttttttttgggggggggggggtttagcgccttttggctgaaatgatggatttagcgccttttggctgaaataaatttgacaaaaatcatctcattaaaAACTCTtcacattgtatgttttttagtacaagtaaaataatgtttctcatgaaagttggaggtgtcaaggtagagacatgccttttatggcgtaaaaaaaacttccatgttacagaatactgtaaaaacaatttgtgttctcctgaattgcataacatactgtaactatcatacgtgtacttaatgtacacaaacaaaacaggatgcacactgatactggctttctgtatgtgcagtgccaattgtattcttctctctgattggtcagattatcaatagatgggaaacttgggccactcagaataaagaaagggatttagctccttttggttgaaatctgaaatggaaatagcgccttttggttgaaagcataaatttcatatcactttttttcatatttttaaaaatgatttcaagcccaaaatatgtgatttggatacacatggcagaggtctattaaactcatgaaaaacatgcaacttagtgaaaattggatttagcgccttttggttgcaagctcttcatatgaaGGCTATCTGAACAATCATTATGCAGTcattttgtatgtattgtacTTGAATAACCCTGTATTTGTACATCAAATGTTCATATTGTCAATGTCGAGGTGGAATCTATAGGGTTCCTGAATTTGCCTGATTATGGAAATTCAAAAAGCAATTGTGATTGCGTGAGATGCAAAGAAAGACACAGCACTTAAGGCATAGAACCCGAGATGTCCTCTGGCAGTCCCCGAAACGACACCTGCCGCCTTCGCCTTCGGCCAGCTGCTCTGGCCAGTGACCTGAACCGTCGTACCGTGTGGCTGCATCGGGGAGGGCGCTTTCTTCTCGTGTGCTGGGATTAGGGGGTTCAGTTCTGGCATGAGTTTTGTCTGAGGTTGGATTAGGGAGAACAGAGTGCTGAGAGTCTGCACCGCTGGAATGGATCAAGGCTTTGGACACTTGTAGTCTGAAGTCCATTAGAGACAAAGGCGCAGGATTGGTGGTGTGATCGTGTCTGTACAGGAGCCAGGAGTTGACCAAAGCCAGGTCTGTTAGGTACCAGAGCACGGTGAGAGGCCAGCGTGTCGGAAAGACACCGACCGGGATGGAGTAAAGATTTAACAAATCTCTGTTGAGACGAGCTGCTGTCTGGGCTTTCTGAAAGTTGGCCATGAGAGCGGCCATGTTCCTCTGACTGTGGTCTGCCGTAGAGAGAATGAAACCGCAGTGAGTCCTGCGTAGCATCAGCTTTCCGTCCGAGCTCACAAACTCGTCTCCGATCTGTCCCCTTGCCCCGCCTACTCGGCCTGCACCGTGAATCCCGGCACTTAGGAGCCGCTCAAGCATGGCAGGGGTGGAGAGTTCCTGCTTGCAAAGAAACACCGTGCTGCCGCCGGGGACCATTTTTTCTACGGCATCCTCTTTGTCGGACAGATCCACTTTGAGATTCACATGTAGAAGCAAACCCCCGAATCCGATTAATGTGGTGCTGTGGAGAGCCAGCCTGTTTTTGTGCTCTCTTGTTAAGGGAATTAAATACTGGTCAACTGCATAGTCACCTTCACTTCTGAGGGACCGGCACCCTTGTTGGAAACGGCACAATACCGGCAGAACCTTCCACAGAGGGTCCAAAGATTCATCTGACGCTCTTCTTTGGCAAGTGCTGTTAACACGATGATGAGAACTGTCCCCTTGCGAGTCATTCTGCAAGTCAAAACGAGTTCTCACCGGATCTTTTGCAGGGGAGGCGAGCTTCAACATCCGCGACAGCTGAAGGAAGCGTGGAAGTGGCATGGCTTCAGCAATTAAGGACACCTTAGTCAAGTCCTCCCAGTAGAGCCTCGGGCTGGGAAACTGCAGGAAATTAAATCAGCTTGGTTACGTTACGTTTTCAGAAccattgaaaaaacaaaacattgatgcTAACCTTCAGTGTTCCCATTGCAATGTGGATGCCAACAAACCGTGCCACTTCAGTCGCTGTGACACTGTTCAGAATGCTGGATGTTTGATTGGTGCAGTGGGCGATGTCTACCCAAGTGTCCCAGTCAAAATACTTAGAGAAGTAATGAACGGGTCCCCTGGGTTCTCCTGGTGCTTGGATCACACTTGATTAAAAACagagaacacaaacacaatcagAATTGGACTTTATGCATACAGAGAACCCGGGATGAGATCCACAGCCATGACTTCATGTTGTAAGTATGATTCTGCATGGCCCCATTTTGAGCTGTACATGGAACATCCCAGATTGCATGGCCAGCATACTCACTGGACATGTCAGCCATTGAGCAAGCTTGAGATGCTGTGGATCAACGTACACGGTATATGAGGCAAATGGTGGTGACTGTAGATACTGACTGGTTTTTAGACCCCTCCTTGACTTCTCCCAGTAcagttaaaccaggggtctcaaactcacggcgctagtttgaggcctccgccttgatatgaaagtttaatttgtttaatttgttttttgacctgtaatttgcttatttatttttccatcttattttgtgttgaaaaataagaattaacaaacatttatttaataatttaacaataaatagaaattaatttgttcatttgtttcatttattttttgatttgcttatttatttttccatcttattttgtgtcaaaaaataaaaattaacattaaacatttatttaataatttaataataaattaaaattaatttgttaatttgtttcacttgtttcatttgttttttgatttgcttatttattttccatcttattttgtgttgaaaaataaaaatttaaacatttatttaataatttaataataaatacaaattaatttataataatttaatgttttatcagagcttttgcaaagaaccaaagcactgaaaaagtggagggtatagcagaagcattgaagactattatattaaatagatttattaatatttaatataattaatatttgttaatatttttattatatttttattttggatgaATTACGAATGCTCACAAACAAAAGATTTGTAAACAATTAATGTGGAAGAGTTAGACACGTTGTGTTCAcagaaacaatgaaaaatgggagcaaaaacaaatgtGTTAAGAATTAGCAGTTTGGACAGTAACttattcgctaccaaagatgtatttataatttttttttgcaccagagGCACAAAGAAgggatgatgcaactccacaatagaagagagcaaaTTTTAAGCccaaaaaatggccacaaggtggcagaagttgACGTTATAAGAAAACAACCTGCATCTTTGCCTTGTGAAAAGAGtatgcagcaaccaggaagtgaaatggCTTGCCTGTTGTGTGAAGGAGGTTATGCATTGAAGTGAAATTTTAATGCATGTACGCGTACAGCTCAGttacaaatgtaaaaagtgtaaatagttcatggtgttatatttgtttaaaaaaattatttccatgtaaaacaacaatttttgagGGCTATGTTGTggcatgggctgcacggcgaccgagtggttagcatacaggccacacagctaggagaaccgagttcgattccaccctcggttatctctgtgtggagtttgcatgttctccccgtgcatgcgtgggttttctccagcgactccggtttcctcccacattccaaaaacatgctaggttaattggcgactccaaattgtccataggtatgaatgtgagtgtgaatggttgtttgtctatatgtgccctgtgattggctggccaccagtccagggtgtaccccgcctctcgcctgaagacagctgggataggctcagcaccccccgagaccctcgtgaggataattggCTATGCCTAAGGCTGAGCTTTTTCtcgattactaaagaacggaaaaaggtagaaacacacttttttctgatgaaagaagagagtctaatctttcttttggtatataccattactgtatatatagctatatagcataatattctgtgtgccttgaaaaatcagtcaaaatcatttaaaaaatggccgacaccaagagggacggcttttgaaaaatgtctgggattgaatgagttaatggatgtgtgttttttacACTGTTATCTAAGTGTTTCTTCtagtgttgtcccatgaaaaggcaacaaaatattgcagaaatgtgaggggtgtactcttCCTACTCTGAGATAGGAATAAGATACTGTAAGTAAGAAGAAGTAGTAAAAGGTTGCTCTTTACTTTACGCCAGGTTGTAGTGAGCCATTCTTGTGGAAATAGGCCATGACATCTGCTTCACAGTCAACGGGAGGTGGAGATGATTCCAAACTTCCTGCATCCTCTTCGTCGGAACTCTGGAGAAGTAGGCGCTGCAGTTCCGATGGATTCTGCTGCTCCGCTTCAGCTAAAAATACAGTTTTCCGtgcttattaatattattatccatGTACTCTATACatacataatgaaacagaaatgGAGGATGGACAGGATTAGAAATGTGCAGGTCAGAGGAACAGCCCACGTTACAGTCGGACACAAGGTCAGAAAggccggactgagatggtttggccATGTGAGGAGGAGGGATGGTAGGAGCATGCTGGAGAGACAGAGGAGGCGAAGTGAAGGACCAAAGAGGAGATTTCTATAAGTGGTTAGAGAGGACATGCAGTTAAGAAAAGTGATAGAGAAAGGACAGGGCAATATGGAAACCCATCATCCGTTGTGGTGAACCCTAATGAAAAAAGCTGAAGGGGGGAAAGAAGACATGATGAAACAGAACGACATTCCAACTAATCTTGTTGTTATTGCTACTACGGGACATCCATGAAAGAAAATGGCCTTCACACACACTGTTCACTTTACAGGCTTATTCCCAGTCATTGTTATTTACAGTTATTTCCTGGCGTGAGTCAGGACTGCATACATTTTCATAATCCAGCTAACTAAGACACAAATAGGGTGAAAACAACGCCTATTGgctcaataacaataacagtaacAATAAAGTTATACCTGGAGCAATTAGAAAAGAGAGGCAGAGCAGTACATTTCAACCAAAAATGTagaccaaaaaattaaaaaaacaaaaaacaaaccttgtCCATCGGTAAAGTCATCAACCTCCATCTCCGGTTCTGTCATTTCTTGGTAGTCTGGTTCATTGTGTCGTCCGTCATCTGTAtcaataaaagtcataattaccagGTCTTCTATTACCGTTCCTAGGCACTGAACACAGCAGGAACTCACAGGTTGGATCCGGCGTGTGACTGACATCAGCGGATGCTTCTGTGGTTAAGCTTCCACAGTGAGTTTGATCAGTTCCCAAAGGAAGCTCCTTCTCTTCTTCCTTCACTGGGTAGAAGATGCACTGTTTGTTGTTGAAGTCGGGGGTCACACGACAGTCGCTGGTTGCCTCCTCAATGTCTGTGACTAGAAGCAAATATTGATAACCAGTCTATGAAcagcataaataaaaacaaactataagcagttgatgtttgctaaatacaaggatgaagagtcttgaaccagtcatgatgtgctatacatatcactatattgacacttactatggtacacattatgtcattggatgctcatatcacctcgtacttcgtgacaaaaaataaaacaaaaaaaacccttaaacgatattaggaaagcaggaagtgaacaaatgtaacagttactgattgtaaaagtaccagatggaggggtaggatttaataagctttgcttcttcctactccttttagacatgtggaactgtgaactgattatgtgatgcattcaattgtaatctgatgcatgttcaaattaaataaaaccattaccattcatggttgtgtgtgtgtgtggttttattGATGTTATCATACAACAGTCGGAATTAGAGCTGTATGCATCTGGCTGTTAAAGAAATTAGCTTATCTACCCTCACATGCTGATTTAATACTACagtttaaatgacattttatatatGCAAATATGTGTACAAACACAATACAAACACAATACAGGTGGCCCTTTTGCTAtaagattttattttcattgtttaatttattgttttattattataattaaattattatataattatttattattattaattattatataattattttttttataatttaatttttaattaaattttttggcATTCCAATTACAACAATTAGTTTCAATGTAGTACTTACATGAACTGGTAGATTGTCTGCTATCCGGTGTGGCCCGAGCATCATTGAGCACGGCTCTGTTCTCTTCTTTCACCAGAACCGTTCGAATGTCTCGATGCTGCTGAGGCTGGATATCTTTGTCGCTTTCATTTTGGGGTGCACCAAGTGAAGAATATGATGTATTTTCTTCAACCTTGATCCCTGGGCTAAGACGATGCCGCTGCCTATGAAGTATCCCTTGTCCAGGGGGGACAATCTTTGTAAGGATGATTCTTGGAGACTGACTCTCCCCGTCAGGTTGAACATTAGTAGATGCAGACTCCAGCTCAACCACATCTTGTTCTTCAGGAGCTGCAAAGGATTTATCCGATGTAGAAGATGCAACGGGGAAAGAAGTGCCAGTAACGATTTTGGGATCAGATCCTAGACTGATCCCTGGCTGGGAAGCCTGTGTTCCGATCTCAGGCTGCTTCATTGGGGAATCAGAGCTAAATTCTTCATAAATGACTCGACAATCTTCATGTTGTTCCTCCGATTCAGTTTCTCTGACATTGCCACGCAATGCCTTTCCTCGCCGTTCGTTTCCTGATGGATTCCTTCGCTTCATTCCGACTAGaagttcttcctcttcttccttcaCGTCTGCTTGCAGCGTGGCGCAAGACACAGACTTCAGAATTTTCCCAGCACCGTTGAttgttttattagttatttcACTTGATACATTATGGAAAGGCTGACCTTGACGTGAAGATACAATGTCGCTTTCATTGTCTTCCCCAACGGTAACCAAGTCCACTCCAAGAACAACATCTTCCTTAATGTCCTCATTCACGGTGGACTGGATTTCAGATTCTGAACACAGGTTCTTCGGGGTGCTTTCACTTTGCTGTTCCTCTGAGGACATCAGACCGTTATTATCTTTTGTTTGGCTTGGGCTGTCTAAGAGAGGATCGACACTAGAAGCTTCACGGTTTCTCACTGTATCTAATGAAGAGGTACATTTTGGAGAAGCTGGAGGCTTACTACTACCTTCGTCGGCATGTGGAACCGGTAAAGAAGGGGACGGAATCAAAGCAGGAAATGAGACACTTCGTTCTCGGTCCTCCATTAGCATCTCGGGCTCAGTATCCCAACCGGTGGTATGATTCATGAGGCCAGTGGTGCTTTCTTGGTGGCAAACATCTAACCTGGAGACGCCTTCAAAAATGTTTCCATTGGTGTACGTGAGCCCGGGACTCTCCATAACGTGAACTGTTGCTTTGTGCTTCTGAAGACAGGCTACTTCACTGAAGATCTCCCCACAGTTTTTACACTCCAAGGTGCACCTGGAATGCGCCGATGTTATCACGCCTTCGGTTTCCACATTGGAGGGCGCTTTGCGTTTTCGACTGGTCTTGGGTTTGGTAGTTTCAGGTGGTTGATGGGTGGCATTGATATTAATGAAGGACAGCAATGAGAGAGACTTCTGGGGTTTTTTGGCTTGAGGTCTTTTTTTCTTACCCCCGGAAACGGTTTTATGTTTGGCTTTGCCATCTCTGATGCGCTTGGATTGGGAGTCCCGAGGCGGGGCTTCCGGTGACTGCCCCGATGTTTTTGACGGGTCCAATTTGTGAACCTTCAACTGGGGCTGTTTGTGACCTTTCAACAAAAGGAGGGAGTCTTGTGTTATTTGCACACCAGGTGAGTCAGCTTGGCTTTTGCTAGTTTTCGGACTACTTTtggcttcctttttttttggcgATTTAGCGGCCACTTTTGTATTCTGGGGTCGttctttttgtgttattttaggttgttttttcttctttttaagtATTGCTTTTTGTTTGCTGACAGCTTGAACTATATCGTTAGTAACCTGTTCGTCTTTTTTcagcttctttttcttctctttttttgtcttcactTTGTCTTTTACCTGTGACGGTTTGGTGAATGGCGCTGTATTGATATCACCTGAAGATGCagaattttttgcttttttacctttattagaAATCCCGCCCTTCTTTTTTGAAGGTACTTTATTCTGTGGTAGATTTGTCTCCAGATCCGTTATCGCTTCCGCTTGTTTTTTGttccctttctttttcttctctttctgcGGGCTAAATTTTACAACAAGGTgagattttttggtttttttgcgTTTAGCTGCTTTGCCGTCGCTTTGCAACTCATCGTCAAGTATGGTGCCTATCAATTCTTGCATATAACTTTGTATAAATAAAGCCCTGGCAGGCTTCCTTTTGCGTACTTTGACGAGCTCTTGAGCTGACATCACATTCACGGGTAACTCCGGGATCTGTGGCCCCTGCTTCGTTTGGGATTGCGACGATGGACGCGTCTTTTTGGACGAAACATCCACGACTTCAGTCTCATTTTCTACATCACCTTTGCGTTGCTTTTCATCCTGCATCGTTTTGTCTTGACATTCCTCGGACACCTCATCTTGGTGTTCAGGTTGAATCTGTGATGAAGCCTCCTCCTGAGGGTTATCTCCAGGTTCCTCTGGAGCCTGTGTGGGTTCCTGTGGGAGATCTACTTGTGTGGTTTGTACAAATGTCATGTTCTGCTCAACTGCAGGCTGGGCTGGTGGGACTGATGCTTCTTTTACTTGACTTTGATCAAACGAGCTCGCCAGTTCAGGAGCTGGAGCCGATGATAGGGGTGTAATTTCCTGCTGTGTCACATTTTGGGAATGTTCCAGCTCCGCAGTTGGTGTCAGGGCAGGAGTTAGTTCTAATATGATCATTTGCTCAGGGTCTTCCTTGGGGTCACTGCCTTCGGTGTTGCAAACCAGTGAGTCCATGTTGTTTGTAGCGTCCACTGTAGGTTGGAATTGAGTTTGCGGCATCGAATCTCCTTCCGGCTCCATTCTTTGTTCACTCGGAGCAAGACCGAGTGCAAAGCTTTCCCCTGACACTATCTGGGAACCGAATTGTGAAAAGGGCGGGTTTATTAACTGTCCGTCAGGAGTAATGGGTTCCAATATAATTGTCTGCTCCATCGGATCACATGAGTTCATAGGAAAGTCTCCTTGTGCTGTCTTTGCCTCCATCTGAGTCATTCCCAAAAAACCTAACTGAGGAGGTTGAAGATATGAATCAACTGGTTTGGCTAGGTCGGAGATCTGCTGCACTTCCAAAGGCGGAGCATCAGGAGGCACTTGACCcaaaatcacaactttatttactttCTGGACGTTTTCCAAAGATTCAATGAGCCTGCGGATGGGCTCTGTGTCGATATTGCCGTCGACTTTCTGGAGAGGCCCGTTGGGCTCCAACTGGAGCAACGATGGTTGGGAAATGGCTATCGGTGTTATGACTGGAGTCGCATGTCTCAGCTGTGAAAAGAGCGGTTTCTTTAACGAAGCTGGTAATATGTTGTGCTTGGCTTTAAGATGATGAAGCAGCGTCTTGGGACTCTTGAAGGTGGCCTTGCAAATGGAGCAGTGATATTTGTTTGCGGAGGGATCTGAAGAtgcagaaaaaagaaataaatagcgGCATTTGATACATTTAGAACTTGAAATCATACACATAGAGTGGAACCTCAAAGTCAAATACAACACAGATTTAAGTGAAAACCTCTTAAGTGGATTCACTTGATCCAGGCTTAAAATGCGGCAATCACAAAACCCTTTTTTTTACGTTCTTAACtgtcatacattcattcattttctaccgcgtttcctcacgagggtcgcgggggtgctcgagcctatcccagctgtcttcgggcgagaggcggggtacaccctggactggtggccagccaatcacagggcacatatagacaaacaaccattcgctaattaacctagcatgttttttggaatgtgggaggaaaccggagtacccggagaaaacccacgcatgcacggagagaacatgcaaactccacacagaggtgtatgtataatatttaatatttaaaataatataatatattataatatattataatgtaatgtaatgtaatataatataattatcagTACCGTAAAACAAggttataagggacggcggggcaataagggacaattttcaggacaattttaattttaaatgtaattctgcctttcattcattcattctcgaccgctttttcctcacaagggtcgccggggtgcccgagcctatcccaggtgtcttcgggcgagaggcggggtacaccctggactggttgccagccaatcacagggcacatatagacaaacaaccattcacactcacattcatacctatggacaatttggagtcgctaattaacctagcatgtttttggaatgtgggaggaaaccggagtacccggagaaaccccacgcatgcacggggagaacatgcaaactccacacagagatggccgagagcggaattgaaccctggtctcctagctgtgaggtctgcgcactaaccatacaagttttaaaaaaggTTACACCGCCACTATATAAAacaaatgtgtgtatttagCTTAACATTAAACTAGGTGTAAAGCTCACATTGTACTGAGCAGCATGACACTTCCctagttctatggttatcatcacactttgccAACACTGGCACCCTCACAAAAATGCTCAAGTTTGACTTCTGATGTCATTCGACTTTAGAGGCTCCACTTCATCCCAGTGTTTTCTCTTACCGCGCTTTTTCCTCAGTGCTTTAGCTTGGGCACCCTCCGGTAGGTGTGACAGCATATGTTTCTGGAGAGCTTTGGACATGCAAAACTTGTCCCCACACTCCTTGCAAACGTACGGCAACTCTCCGTTGTGTACGCGACGGTGATACTTAAGCAGGGTGAGCGTTCTAAACAGTTTGCCACAGTTGACGCAGGTGTAACCATCCTCCCCGATGTGAATCTTTTTATGAAGCGTGAGTTCGGATGTCTTCTTGAAGGCCTGGCTACAAAGAGGACACTTGTAGGGTTTCCTCTCGACGTGGGCTTTCTGATGGACCATGAGTTCGGTGGAGTTGGTGAAGCTGCGGTCACAAACGTAGCAGGTGAAAACCGCGTTTGTCAGGATGCGCTGCTCGTATTCGGCTGGATGACTCGCCTTCAGGTGACGCTGTTTGCTCTTGGCGTCGCTGAAGATGATGTGGCATTCGATGCACTGCAGGGACAGCTCGGATGCTGCGGGGCAAAACAGAACATCATTTTAGAACAAAGGGAGGATCTGtctttattatggtaatggtaaagggtttatttcatttgaacatgcatcagattacaattgaatgcatcacataatcagttcacagttccaaatatccaaaaggagtcggaagaagcaaagcttattaaatcctacccctccatctggtacttttacaatcagtaactgttacatttgttcacttcctgctttccataatacagtttaagatttttttttttaataatgcaccttgtaccaaagtacgaggtgatatgaccatccaatgagtgtcaatatagtgatatgtatagcacatcatgactggttcaagactcttcatcaacATCCAGTATTTTGTCAACACTTGATTGGTAAGAACTTATACATTAACAACAACCATAATGTATACCAGGAGACAACACGACAAAATATTGATGCTACAGTGGGTAGCAActaaaaatgtgtattgtatatataaatatgtgtggTTGATTGT
This window of the Doryrhamphus excisus isolate RoL2022-K1 chromosome 10, RoL_Dexc_1.0, whole genome shotgun sequence genome carries:
- the LOC131136941 gene encoding uncharacterized protein LOC131136941 isoform X2, producing MVHQKAHVERKPYKCPLCSQAFKKTSELTLHKKIHIGEDGYTCVNCGKLFRTLTLLKYHRRVHNGELPYVCKECGDKFCMSKALQKHMLSHLPEGAQAKALRKKRDPSANKYHCSICKATFKSPKTLLHHLKAKHNILPASLKKPLFSQLRHATPVITPIAISQPSLLQLEPNGPLQKVDGNIDTEPIRRLIESLENVQKVNKVVILGQVPPDAPPLEVQQISDLAKPVDSYLQPPQLGFLGMTQMEAKTAQGDFPMNSCDPMEQTIILEPITPDGQLINPPFSQFGSQIVSGESFALGLAPSEQRMEPEGDSMPQTQFQPTVDATNNMDSLVCNTEGSDPKEDPEQMIILELTPALTPTAELEHSQNVTQQEITPLSSAPAPELASSFDQSQVKEASVPPAQPAVEQNMTFVQTTQVDLPQEPTQAPEEPGDNPQEEASSQIQPEHQDEVSEECQDKTMQDEKQRKGDVENETEVVDVSSKKTRPSSQSQTKQGPQIPELPVNVMSAQELVKVRKRKPARALFIQSYMQELIGTILDDELQSDGKAAKRKKTKKSHLVVKFSPQKEKKKKGNKKQAEAITDLETNLPQNKVPSKKKGGISNKGKKAKNSASSGDINTAPFTKPSQVKDKVKTKKEKKKKLKKDEQVTNDIVQAVSKQKAILKKKKKQPKITQKERPQNTKVAAKSPKKKEAKSSPKTSKSQADSPGVQITQDSLLLLKGHKQPQLKVHKLDPSKTSGQSPEAPPRDSQSKRIRDGKAKHKTVSGGKKKRPQAKKPQKSLSLLSFININATHQPPETTKPKTSRKRKAPSNVETEGVITSAHSRCTLECKNCGEIFSEVACLQKHKATVHVMESPGLTYTNGNIFEGVSRLDVCHQESTTGLMNHTTGWDTEPEMLMEDRERSVSFPALIPSPSLPVPHADEGSSKPPASPKCTSSLDTVRNREASSVDPLLDSPSQTKDNNGLMSSEEQQSESTPKNLCSESEIQSTVNEDIKEDVVLGVDLVTVGEDNESDIVSSRQGQPFHNVSSEITNKTINGAGKILKSVSCATLQADVKEEEEELLVGMKRRNPSGNERRGKALRGNVRETESEEQHEDCRVIYEEFSSDSPMKQPEIGTQASQPGISLGSDPKIVTGTSFPVASSTSDKSFAAPEEQDVVELESASTNVQPDGESQSPRIILTKIVPPGQGILHRQRHRLSPGIKVEENTSYSSLGAPQNESDKDIQPQQHRDIRTVLVKEENRAVLNDARATPDSRQSTSSFTDIEEATSDCRVTPDFNNKQCIFYPVKEEEKELPLGTDQTHCGSLTTEASADVSHTPDPTYDGRHNEPDYQEMTEPEMEVDDFTDGQAEAEQQNPSELQRLLLQSSDEEDAGSLESSPPPVDCEADVMAYFHKNGSLQPGVNVIQAPGEPRGPVHYFSKYFDWDTWVDIAHCTNQTSSILNSVTATEVARFVGIHIAMGTLKFPSPRLYWEDLTKVSLIAEAMPLPRFLQLSRMLKLASPAKDPVRTRFDLQNDSQGDSSHHRVNSTCQRRASDESLDPLWKVLPVLCRFQQGCRSLRSEGDYAVDQYLIPLTREHKNRLALHSTTLIGFGGLLLHVNLKVDLSDKEDAVEKMVPGGSTVFLCKQELSTPAMLERLLSAGIHGAGRVGGARGQIGDEFVSSDGKLMLRRTHCGFILSTADHSQRNMAALMANFQKAQTAARLNRDLLNLYSIPVGVFPTRWPLTVLWYLTDLALVNSWLLYRHDHTTNPAPLSLMDFRLQVSKALIHSSGADSQHSVLPNPTSDKTHARTEPPNPSTREESALPDAATRYDGSGHWPEQLAEGEGGRCRFGDCQRTSRVLCLKCCVFLCISRNHNCFLNFHNQANSGTL